The following proteins are co-located in the Castanea sativa cultivar Marrone di Chiusa Pesio chromosome 8, ASM4071231v1 genome:
- the LOC142606712 gene encoding IQ domain-containing protein IQM2-like produces MGISFSCPFARYSDVEDGLRSIIVKSINLEDDELKTPVRSISISGCDSEIPPLISLGSGNMTIETSVSFKNRELEKIVSVKAPSQDEECNIPIESNSPKSEVMDNQSPRPDGEVGMIQQSPILDPNNPKHEAALKLQKVYKSFRTRRKLADCAVLVEQSWWKLLDFAELKRSSISFFDIEKHETAISRWSRARTRAAKVGKGLSKNGRAQKLALQHWLEAIDPRHRYGHNLHFYYKKWLHCQCKEPFFYWLDIGEGKEVNLEKCPRSKLQQQCIKYLGPMERLAYQVVIVDGKFFYKQSGEVLHTTSDAKWIFVLSTSKILYVGKKKKGTFQHSSFLAGGATTAAGRLVIENGILKAVWPHSGHYRPTEENFKDFISFLKENNVDLTDVKTSPDDEEDESLGKQRSSMHLRSHSSDEDVTQKLSGSETEENNTEDLTHVKTDSTGEETDAASELSKSSRLRSVSRELVNLEIPERHELYESLERENQDIEPSCNSLPVEPLADGYETAEEGFTSEQDGKAQKQNLSDEEEHEGNEVEIIPEESILKRINSHKEMKSYQLGKQLSCKWTTGAGPRIGCVRDYPSELQFRALEQVNLSPRSVAGSRSSFSPRLICGLSPRVLTPSSSSREMTPSTSSVEEGNLSERINPHSRVQSSPLIRGSS; encoded by the exons ATGGGGATTTCTTTTTCCTGCCCATTTGCAAGATACAGTGATGTAGAAGATGGCCTCCGGTCTATTATTGTCAAGTCCATCAATTTGGAGGACGATGAACTTAAAACACCAGTGCGATCTATCAGTATAAGCGGTTGTGATTCTGAAATCCCCCCATTGATATCCTTAGGTTCTGGAAATATGACAATAGAAACATCTGTTAGCTTTAAAAATAGAGAACTGGAAAAAATCGTCTCAGTAAAGGCTCCTTCACAAGACGAAGAATGCAATATACCCATTGAATCAAACAGCCCAAAAAGTGAAGTGATGGATAATCAATCCCCAAGACCAGATGGTGAAGTGGGGATGATCCAACAATCGCCAATTTTGGATCCCAACAACCCCAAGCATGAAGCTGCACTAAAGTTGCAAAAAGTGTACAAAAGCTTCCGAACCAGAAGAAAGCTAGCAGATTGTGCAGTCCTGGTTGAGCAGAGCTG GTGGAAACTCTTGGATTTTGCTGAACTCAAGAGGAGCTCTATATCATTCTTCGATATTGAGAAGCATGAAACTGCTATTTCACGATGGTCAAGAGCAAGAACCAGAGCTGCCAAG GTTGGAAAAGGTTTATCTAAGAATGGTAGAGCACAAAAACTTGCTTTACAACACTGGCTAGAGGCT ATTGATCCACGCCATCGATATGGACATAATTTACacttctattataaaaaatggcTTCATTGTCAGTGTAAAGAACCCTTCTTCTACTG GCTAGATATAGGAGAAGGGAAGGAAGTAAATCTTGAAAAATGCCCTCGATCGAAACTTCAACAGCAGTGTATCAAGTATTTGGGTCCG atggaaaggttggcCTATCAAGTTGTTATAGTAGATGGAAAGTTCTTCTACAAGCAATCAGGGGAGGTCCTCCACACCACCAGTGATGCTAAGTGGATTTTTGTACTTAGCACATCTAAGATTTTGTATGTTggcaagaagaagaaaggtaCTTTCCAGCATTCTAGCTTCTTGGCTGGAGGAGCGACAACTGCTGCTGGGAGATTAGTCATTGAGAATGGCATCCTAAAG GCAGTTTGGCCTCACAGTGGTCATTACCGGCCTactgaagaaaattttaaggaCTTCATCTCCTTCCTCAAAGAGAACAATGTGGATCTCACAGATGtcaag ACAAGTCCAgatgatgaggaagatgaaTCGCTTGGAAAGCAAAGAAGCAGTATGCATCTTAGAAGCCACTCATCTGATGAGGATGTGACTCAGAAGTTGAGTGGTTCGGAGACTGAAGAGAACAATACTGAAGACTTGACTCATGTAAAGACTGATTCAACAGGAGAAGAGACAGATGCTGCATCCGAACTGTCCAAATCAAGCCGATTACGCAGTGTCAGTAGAGAATTGGTTAATCTTGAAATACCAGAAAGGCATGAATTGTATGAGagtttagaaagagaaaatcaAGATATTGAACCAAGTTGCAATAGTTTGCCAGTGGAGCCTCTGGCTGATGGTTATGAAACAGCTGAAGAAGGATTTACTTCTGAACAGGATGGCAAGGCTCAAAAGCAGAACTTGTCTGATGAAGAAGAACATGAAGGGAATGAAGTAGAAATCATTCCTGAAGAATCAATTCTCAAAAGGATCAATTCACATAAAGAAATGAAGTCATATCAACTAGGAAAGCAGTTGTCTTGCAAGTGGACAACAGGAGCTGGACCCCGAATTGGTTGTGTGAGGGACTATCCTTCAGAGCTCCAGTTCCGCGCTTTGGAGCAAGTGAACTTGTCTCCAAGAAGTGTTGCAGGTTCAAGATCAAGCTTCTCTCCTCGACTCATTTGTGGGTTGAGCCCAAGGGTATTGACACCATCAAGCTCTAGTAGGGAAATGACACCAAGCACAAGTTCAGTTGAGGAAGGAAACTTATCAGAAAGAATTAATCCCCATTCAAGAGTACAGTCCTCCCCATTGATTAGAGGATCATCATGA
- the LOC142608179 gene encoding transcription initiation factor TFIID subunit 7, whose protein sequence is MEEQFILRVPPSIAERLDRLLSENENASSSEDKSLDLSFSEDGRSGTFVIGNDRFPASLLELPCVVESYKTYDDSVLIKTADLGQMIMVREADDAAPDVVEYRHGLTPPMRDARKRRFRREPDLNPELVQRVVKDMLKINAGATAENVDAEIAEQEEDGDGSVRNASKKPVPAPVTKADAPETGTNVGEPDRSDSDESDDSI, encoded by the exons ATGGAAGAGCAGTTTATACTCAGAGTTCCACCTTCTATTGCAGAGCGATTAGACCGCCTTTTGAGTGAGAATGAAAATGCTTCATCTTCTGAAGACAAGTCATTGGATTTGTCATTTTCTG AGGATGGGAGGAGTGGCACATTTGTCATTGGCAATGATCGTTTTCCAGCATCTCTCTTGGAGCTTCCTTGTGTTGTGGAATCATATAAAACATACGATGACAGTGTGTTGATCAAGACTGCAGATCTTGGTCAG ATGATTATGGTTAGAGAAGCAGATGATGCTGCTCCAGATGTGGTGGAGTACAGACATGGTCTCACCCCTCCTATGAGGGATGCTCGAAAGCGGAGATTTCGCAGGGAACCAGATCTAAAT CCTGAACTTGTACAGCGTGTTGTGAAAGATATGCTGAAGATCAATGCTGGTGCAACAGCTGAGAATGTTGAT GCTGAAATTGCTGAGCAAGAGGAAGATGGAGATGGAAGTGTTCGTAATGCAAGCAAAAAACCTGTGCCTGCACCTGTGACAAAGGCTGATGCTCCAGAGACTGGAACAAATGTTGGGGAGCCTGACAGAAGTGACTCCGACGAGTCAGACGACTCAATTTGA